The sequence TCTATGGCATTAAAACCTATTATTTCACCATTATCCATAGCAACTTCTGCACTCACCGAATCTGGACTAACTATTACATCATAGTTCCCAACTTTTTGTACAGGGGCAAGTACAATCATAGCTATATCATTAAAAGGCTTACTAGAGACTACCTCCATCTTTTCATATCCATTTTCTTTGAGAAATCTTTCGGCAACCGCTTCAGATTTTTCTTCTCCAATTTTCTTACCCTTTATATTTCTTTGATTTAATAACCAGATTACACTTCCACCTTTTTTACTGATATCTATATATACTACCTCATTCTTATTATTCTTATTAGTAGCTTTTACAGAATGTGCCGGTAAATTAGTTTTTACTGTCTTACCTTTTATTTCTAATTTTTCTTGATCATTAATTTCATATTTGTATCGATTAGGATCTTTAATAAATCTCTTAGCTTTTTGAATTGCTTGCTTCTGGTTGATGTTATCTCCTTTAATCTGTGTTAAACCAGTAATTGTATCTTCTTCTGTTAACCTAATACCCCCGTCAGGAAAAAGAGATTCTAATTCTTTTTGAATATCCTTTAATTTTAGTTTACCATCCATCTCAATTAAACCAGCTAGAGGACTAGCAGAATATTGACTATCTTTTTGATCCATCTTAACTCTTTTTTTATTATACCACTTGAACTTCTTTCGATCCATCTTATCATGAATACTTTCTAAGTTCTTATTTGCAACTGCAACCTGTTGATAAAAAGAATCTAACATTTTTTTGTCCTTATCATTTAAACCACCATCAACAACCTTTTTATCTAAATGATTTGTATATTGTAATACCCTATGTAGCAAAGTTTTAACGTTCTGTAATGAACTATCACTAATAGGGATTTGTCCTATATCTTCTTGCGCCGAATAAGCTGAACGCCAAATATTAGATAGATTTACTGATAAGTTGTCAGCAGCTTTAGCAACCATAACCGTTCCTAATTCCGCTTCTAAAGCATCTATGTGATGATTTACACCTTGAAATGCATTCTCATATCTATTATTTAGTTCACTCTCTACATCTTTAGTAACATTATACTGATTATAACCCCAATAACCTAATACTCCTATAGCAAAGACTAAGACTACTATACCTATTGTTTTAAAATCCAAATTTATCACTCCTATTTAGCAAAGATATGCTTACCTATTGTTCGTACAATTTTTCGAGAAAAAATCCAATTTGTTTCTACTTTTGCTGCATTGTAGTAGTATACAGAACCATAAGTAGGATCCCAACCACGATAGGCTGCTAAAGTGGCTTTTACAATTTGATCACTTGGCGTCTGTTGCCATATATGACCTCTAGCTACTGCTGTGAAAGCCCAAGGCTGATAAATAACACCAGATATAGTATTAGGAAAACGAGAATCACGGACACGATTCATAATAACAGCTCCTACTGCTACCTGACCTTCATAAGGTTCGCCTCGAGCTTCAGCATCCAAAGTCCTAGCCATTAACCTCATGGTAGGAGATAAACTATAGAATGATGTAGCTGCTTCACTTTTTTCAATTGTAGTATCTGCTTGAGTATAATAAAGAAAAGCACCTGTACCAACTAATGCAAAAATTAATAATAATAAACCTAATCTCTTCATTATTACCTCCTTTATTAATTTATTACTTTCTTATAGTTTGCTTTTAGCTTTTCAATTATTCACAGAAATTATTCTTTTGAGTTTAAACTTCTCCGTGGTATCTCTGGTGGTTCTGGCAAAGGAGCTTCTTCTCCATTACCTTCATTAGATGGACGCTGAGGTGAACTAACAACTGTAATGCTATTCAATAAAATCTCTATCTCTTCTAATTCATCTCCTTTTTCTATCTTCTTTCTTAACTCTGCTCTAGGAACAACTATAGTAACTTCATGGGGTTTATCGTAAGCCATACAACGTTCCAAAAATATTTCTAATCCATCTAAGTTAAGATGTACTTGATCTTTATTTCTACAA is a genomic window of Orenia marismortui DSM 5156 containing:
- a CDS encoding PepSY1/2 domain-containing protein; amino-acid sequence: MDFKTIGIVVLVFAIGVLGYWGYNQYNVTKDVESELNNRYENAFQGVNHHIDALEAELGTVMVAKAADNLSVNLSNIWRSAYSAQEDIGQIPISDSSLQNVKTLLHRVLQYTNHLDKKVVDGGLNDKDKKMLDSFYQQVAVANKNLESIHDKMDRKKFKWYNKKRVKMDQKDSQYSASPLAGLIEMDGKLKLKDIQKELESLFPDGGIRLTEEDTITGLTQIKGDNINQKQAIQKAKRFIKDPNRYKYEINDQEKLEIKGKTVKTNLPAHSVKATNKNNKNEVVYIDISKKGGSVIWLLNQRNIKGKKIGEEKSEAVAERFLKENGYEKMEVVSSKPFNDIAMIVLAPVQKVGNYDVIVSPDSVSAEVAMDNGEIIGFNAIEYLLHHKDRPKGMLTPKLSMKEAKERISANLNIIEERLVIDTHGGKEVLCYEFIGKIANGRGDANYRVHINAMTGKEEVVQGVDDDFYKNVK
- a CDS encoding cell wall hydrolase produces the protein MKRLGLLLLIFALVGTGAFLYYTQADTTIEKSEAATSFYSLSPTMRLMARTLDAEARGEPYEGQVAVGAVIMNRVRDSRFPNTISGVIYQPWAFTAVARGHIWQQTPSDQIVKATLAAYRGWDPTYGSVYYYNAAKVETNWIFSRKIVRTIGKHIFAK